Proteins from a genomic interval of Solidesulfovibrio sp.:
- a CDS encoding DUF547 domain-containing protein: MLRGGMAAACALVLLSVGVALAGPDRDAPYAALLSGHVHDGRVDYAGLKSREKDLDAALAEMAAVDPESLSRNDRFAYYINVYNAWTLKLILEHYPGITSIKEAGSLLRSPWKRVFVRLQSGTVSLDDVEHGILRPMFRDPRVHFAVNCASVSCPPLAGAPYEGASLDAALDAAARRFINNPANTFHADGALHVSRLFDWYGDDFGGRQGVWAFIRRYADPELAGRMDAAKERTLAYLPYDWSLNGR; this comes from the coding sequence ATGCTTCGAGGCGGTATGGCGGCGGCCTGCGCCCTGGTCTTGCTCTCGGTCGGCGTGGCCCTGGCCGGCCCGGACCGGGACGCGCCCTATGCGGCCCTGTTGTCGGGCCACGTCCATGACGGCCGGGTGGACTACGCCGGGCTCAAAAGCCGGGAAAAGGACCTCGACGCCGCCCTCGCTGAAATGGCCGCCGTGGACCCGGAAAGCCTTTCCCGCAACGACCGCTTCGCCTATTACATCAACGTCTACAACGCCTGGACCCTCAAGCTCATCCTCGAACACTATCCCGGCATCACTTCCATCAAGGAGGCCGGCAGCCTGTTGCGTTCGCCCTGGAAGCGCGTCTTCGTGCGGCTTCAAAGCGGCACGGTCAGCCTCGACGACGTGGAGCACGGCATCCTGCGGCCGATGTTTCGCGACCCCCGGGTCCATTTCGCCGTCAACTGCGCCTCCGTGAGCTGCCCGCCCCTGGCCGGCGCGCCCTACGAGGGGGCCAGCCTGGACGCGGCCCTGGACGCGGCGGCGCGCCGGTTCATCAACAATCCGGCCAATACGTTTCATGCGGACGGCGCGCTCCACGTCAGCCGCCTCTTCGACTGGTACGGCGACGATTTCGGCGGCCGGCAGGGCGTGTGGGCCTTCATCCGCCGCTATGCCGACCCGGAGCTGGCCGGGCGGATGGACGCGGCCAAGGAGCGGACCCTGGCCTACCTGCCCTACGACTGGTCCCTCAACGGGCGCTGA
- the ispD gene encoding 2-C-methyl-D-erythritol 4-phosphate cytidylyltransferase: protein MSVWTVLLAAGSGTRLAEASGGVKKQFLRLAGKPLYWRALTTFAKCPEMAGIVVVFPPDELDEARRELEALLATHDPGLAVAVTAGGARRQDSVANGLAALPADCRTVLVHDAARPFVDAALIARVLDALAAGAGAVIPALPVTDTVKEVRDGLVARTLDRGALAAAQTPQGFDVRLLRQAFAQAGEDVDVTDDASLIEHLGQPVTIVAGSPENRKITNPEDLALLAERAAPVHPVVGYGYDVHRYADPQKPGKQPARPMKLGGYPILGAPEVLAHSDGDVLLHALTDAILGCVAAGDIGTLFPDSNPDFDNMASGVFVSEALLLARSRGLTISHVDLTIIAQIPRIGPHAQAIRLNVAALLGLDRSRVNVKATTEEGLGFTGEKKGIKAVAVVTGLRRPVDADAPAP from the coding sequence GTGTCGGTGTGGACCGTGCTGCTCGCCGCCGGATCGGGCACCCGCCTGGCCGAGGCCTCGGGCGGCGTCAAGAAACAGTTCCTGCGCCTGGCCGGCAAGCCCCTCTACTGGCGCGCCCTGACCACCTTCGCCAAATGCCCGGAGATGGCCGGCATCGTGGTCGTTTTTCCGCCGGACGAGCTGGACGAGGCCCGCCGGGAACTGGAGGCGCTTTTGGCCACGCACGACCCCGGCCTGGCCGTGGCCGTCACGGCCGGGGGGGCACGGCGCCAGGATTCCGTGGCAAACGGCCTGGCCGCCCTGCCGGCGGACTGCCGCACCGTGCTCGTGCACGACGCCGCCCGGCCCTTCGTCGACGCGGCCCTCATCGCCCGGGTCCTGGACGCCCTGGCCGCCGGGGCCGGCGCCGTCATCCCGGCCCTGCCCGTCACCGACACCGTCAAGGAGGTCCGCGACGGCCTGGTGGCGCGCACCCTCGACCGCGGCGCCCTGGCCGCCGCCCAGACGCCCCAGGGGTTCGACGTCCGCCTGTTGCGTCAGGCCTTTGCCCAGGCCGGCGAGGACGTTGACGTCACCGACGACGCGAGCCTGATCGAGCACCTGGGGCAGCCCGTGACCATCGTGGCCGGCTCGCCCGAAAACCGCAAAATCACCAACCCCGAGGATCTGGCCTTGCTCGCCGAACGCGCCGCCCCCGTCCATCCCGTTGTCGGCTACGGCTACGACGTCCACCGCTACGCCGATCCGCAAAAACCCGGCAAGCAGCCGGCCCGGCCCATGAAGCTCGGCGGCTACCCTATCCTCGGCGCCCCCGAGGTGCTGGCCCACTCCGACGGCGACGTGCTGCTCCATGCCCTCACCGACGCCATCCTCGGCTGCGTGGCCGCCGGCGACATCGGCACGCTGTTTCCGGACTCCAACCCGGATTTCGACAACATGGCCTCGGGCGTCTTCGTCAGCGAGGCGCTCCTCCTGGCCCGGTCCAGGGGCCTGACCATCAGCCACGTGGACCTGACCATCATCGCGCAAATCCCGCGCATAGGCCCCCATGCCCAGGCCATCCGCTTGAACGTCGCGGCGCTTCTGGGTCTCGACCGGTCCCGGGTCAACGTCAAGGCCACCACCGAGGAGGGGCTGGGGTTTACGGGCGAAAAAAAAGGCATCAAGGCCGTGGCCGTGGTCACGGGCCTGCGCCGCCCCGTGGACGCGGACGCGCCCGCGCCCTGA
- a CDS encoding rhodanese-like domain-containing protein encodes MRRRQRIPWPLLALMALAALAACSRPPADDAGRKARVYELFAGYRKDFPQAPEMPAEVAVALAGRGELLPIDMREPAERAVSTLPGAVTAKEYLADPSRFAGKKAVAYCTIGYRSGVWAQQEALAGRAVANLAGGLLGWLHAGGTLVDAKGAPTKTVHVYGRTWDLAPTGYVSVW; translated from the coding sequence GTGAGGCGACGGCAGCGTATCCCTTGGCCGCTTTTGGCCCTGATGGCCCTGGCCGCCCTGGCCGCCTGTTCCCGGCCGCCGGCCGACGACGCCGGCCGCAAGGCCCGGGTGTACGAACTTTTTGCCGGCTACCGGAAGGACTTCCCCCAGGCCCCGGAAATGCCGGCCGAGGTGGCCGTGGCCCTGGCGGGGCGGGGGGAGCTTTTGCCCATCGACATGCGCGAGCCGGCCGAACGGGCCGTCTCCACCCTGCCCGGCGCCGTCACGGCCAAGGAGTACCTGGCCGACCCGAGCCGTTTCGCCGGCAAAAAAGCCGTGGCCTACTGCACCATCGGCTACCGCAGCGGCGTGTGGGCGCAACAAGAGGCCCTGGCCGGGCGTGCCGTGGCCAACCTGGCCGGCGGCCTCCTCGGCTGGCTCCATGCCGGCGGAACCCTGGTCGACGCCAAGGGCGCGCCCACCAAGACCGTCCACGTCTACGGCCGGACCTGGGACCTGGCCCCCACGGGCTACGTCTCGGTCTGGTAG
- a CDS encoding surface-adhesin E family protein, which yields MGIVGEEERMRLVLLLCLLWGAVGAGPALATDWKYLAAHADQSVTLYYDRHSVRVTGDFVQVRVKRVFSEQEGRELAEDHEVPEAVAYSLEQVTLDCAGKRVARRAAVWVGVSGKTLDRDAPASGLPWRPMRPGGLGRALCEELD from the coding sequence GTGGGGATCGTGGGAGAGGAGGAGCGGATGCGCCTGGTGCTCTTGTTGTGCCTGCTGTGGGGAGCGGTCGGGGCCGGGCCGGCCCTGGCCACGGACTGGAAGTATCTGGCTGCCCATGCGGACCAGTCCGTGACCCTCTACTACGACCGCCATTCGGTGCGCGTGACGGGGGATTTCGTCCAGGTCCGGGTGAAACGGGTTTTTTCCGAGCAGGAAGGCCGGGAACTGGCCGAGGACCACGAGGTGCCCGAAGCGGTGGCCTATTCCCTGGAGCAGGTGACCCTCGATTGCGCCGGCAAGCGTGTCGCCCGCCGGGCGGCGGTCTGGGTCGGGGTCAGCGGCAAGACCCTGGACCGCGACGCCCCGGCCTCGGGCCTGCCCTGGCGGCCCATGCGGCCGGGCGGCCTTGGCCGGGCGCTGTGCGAGGAACTCGATTGA
- a CDS encoding glycosyltransferase, giving the protein MPAPGRHPDPSPGGHGLRPLWALGVCLLALAACGPLTAGRAGYAACWLAAFGALAWLARCFPDWSRARAVPVLLGLGLGLRLVFVWAWPADSDVNRYVIEGALQLAGGNPYALAPGDARLWALLPETLRPVLAGVNHQELAAAYPPLAELYCRLVAAVSPTPLAFKAAAGLLDLLGCAVLAGWLWRRAASVSLLALAALNPLSLAMGAGEGHLDAAMLPLLALAVAAFGARRDGPGFLCLGAAGLIKYPALVLVFFFLRADNVRKAWLVLVPFLAFGFFDDGGGSFFSALFAFVGHTAHGGPVTALLWPVCGRWAPLCSLALGGAALAALWLAIQDSRRGPVAALVTVLACLPTVYPWYFLPLVPLWLARPTWAVWWLLAAQGLAATPTWLRPGGLGGEAAAMAAVWLPFAGLIVRGWFRPGLLVPAQDWPPVAGLSVVVPARNEAARLGACLAALGPAARAGEVVEVIVVDGGSRDATALVALAHGARLLLAGGGRGGQIAAGVAACRGEAVLVVHADCVCRADVPRRVLAAFRATPGLAGGAVGMRFAAGGPGLRLLEGLNALRARAFGISFGDQGQFFRRRALESVGGMPGMALMEDVELALRLRQAGETALCGGGLAVSPRRWEGGGFAAKLGRVLGLCGAYLAGRRLGLADTTGWRYFRRYYGRLPYQTET; this is encoded by the coding sequence ATGCCCGCGCCCGGCCGCCATCCGGACCCTTCTCCCGGGGGCCACGGGCTTCGTCCCCTGTGGGCGTTGGGCGTCTGCCTGCTCGCCCTGGCCGCCTGCGGCCCGCTGACGGCCGGGCGGGCCGGTTACGCCGCCTGCTGGCTGGCCGCCTTTGGCGCCCTGGCCTGGTTGGCCAGGTGTTTCCCCGACTGGTCGCGGGCCAGGGCCGTGCCCGTCCTTTTGGGCCTGGGGCTCGGCCTGCGCCTGGTGTTCGTGTGGGCCTGGCCGGCGGACAGCGACGTCAACCGCTACGTCATCGAAGGCGCCCTGCAACTGGCCGGCGGCAACCCCTACGCCCTGGCCCCGGGCGACGCGCGCCTTTGGGCCCTGCTGCCCGAAACCCTGCGGCCGGTCCTGGCCGGGGTCAACCACCAGGAACTGGCCGCCGCCTATCCGCCCCTGGCCGAGCTGTACTGCCGGCTGGTGGCCGCCGTTTCACCCACACCCCTGGCCTTCAAGGCCGCCGCCGGCCTGCTTGACCTGCTTGGCTGCGCCGTCCTGGCCGGCTGGTTGTGGCGCCGCGCCGCGTCGGTGTCCTTGCTGGCCCTGGCGGCGCTCAACCCCCTTTCCCTGGCCATGGGCGCCGGGGAGGGGCATCTGGACGCGGCCATGCTGCCGCTGCTCGCCCTGGCCGTGGCGGCCTTCGGGGCGCGCCGCGACGGGCCGGGTTTTTTGTGCCTGGGCGCGGCCGGGCTCATCAAATATCCGGCCCTGGTCCTGGTGTTCTTTTTCCTGCGGGCGGACAATGTCCGCAAAGCCTGGCTGGTGCTGGTTCCCTTTCTGGCCTTCGGGTTTTTCGATGACGGCGGCGGGAGTTTTTTCAGTGCCCTGTTCGCCTTCGTCGGCCACACCGCCCACGGCGGGCCGGTGACGGCGCTGTTGTGGCCGGTTTGCGGCCGGTGGGCGCCGCTTTGCTCCCTGGCCCTGGGCGGCGCGGCCTTGGCCGCCCTCTGGCTGGCCATCCAGGACAGTCGGCGCGGGCCCGTGGCGGCCTTGGTCACGGTGCTCGCCTGCCTGCCGACTGTCTATCCCTGGTACTTCCTGCCCCTTGTGCCGTTGTGGCTGGCCCGGCCGACCTGGGCCGTCTGGTGGCTGCTGGCGGCCCAGGGCCTGGCTGCCACGCCGACCTGGCTGCGGCCCGGCGGCCTCGGCGGCGAGGCTGCGGCCATGGCCGCCGTGTGGCTGCCCTTTGCCGGCCTGATCGTGCGGGGCTGGTTTCGACCGGGGCTGCTGGTCCCTGCCCAGGACTGGCCCCCTGTTGCCGGTTTGTCGGTGGTGGTGCCGGCCCGAAACGAGGCCGCCCGGCTGGGCGCCTGCCTGGCCGCCCTGGGACCGGCCGCGCGGGCCGGGGAGGTGGTGGAGGTGATCGTGGTCGATGGCGGCTCGCGGGACGCCACCGCCCTTGTCGCCCTGGCCCACGGGGCGCGGCTGCTTTTGGCCGGCGGCGGCCGGGGCGGGCAGATCGCCGCCGGTGTGGCCGCCTGCCGGGGCGAGGCCGTGCTCGTGGTCCACGCCGACTGCGTCTGCCGGGCCGATGTGCCGCGCCGGGTGCTCGCGGCGTTTCGGGCCACGCCGGGGCTGGCCGGCGGGGCGGTGGGCATGCGCTTTGCCGCCGGCGGGCCGGGGCTGCGCCTTCTCGAAGGCTTGAATGCCCTGCGCGCCCGGGCCTTCGGCATAAGCTTCGGCGATCAGGGCCAGTTCTTCCGCCGCCGGGCCCTGGAGAGCGTCGGGGGCATGCCGGGGATGGCCCTCATGGAAGACGTGGAGCTGGCCCTGCGGCTGCGGCAGGCCGGCGAGACGGCGCTTTGCGGCGGCGGCCTGGCCGTTTCGCCGCGCCGCTGGGAGGGCGGGGGATTTGCGGCCAAGCTTGGCCGCGTGCTGGGGCTGTGCGGCGCCTACCTGGCCGGCCGGCGCCTGGGACTGGCCGATACGACCGGCTGGCGCTACTTCCGGCGCTACTACGGCCGCCTTCCCTACCAGACCGAGACGTAG
- a CDS encoding MoxR family ATPase yields the protein MIPSQIARALETLLAARQPVFLWGPPGVGKSQVVAQTAAALDLPLIDIRAVLLDPVDLRGLPHIGQDGRTHWRAPAFLPTGGQGVLFLDELNAAPPLVQAACYQLILDRALGEYRLPDGWRVLAAGNRDQDRAVTHRMPTALANRFVHLDFEPHLEDWIAWAESSGIRPEVVAFLRLRPALLHDFDPARAERAFPSPRTWAFVSGVLSARPDGRVERELLAGAVGEGAAVELAAFLRLWRELPDTDAVLADPETAPAPNDPAVAQAICEALGRLASAETMPALSRYAARLPAEFGVLLMREAARHDQAIVATDAFATWARANAEVLA from the coding sequence GTGATTCCATCCCAGATCGCCCGTGCCCTCGAAACGCTGCTCGCAGCGCGCCAGCCCGTGTTCCTCTGGGGGCCGCCGGGCGTGGGCAAAAGCCAGGTGGTGGCGCAAACCGCCGCCGCCCTGGACCTGCCCCTGATCGACATCCGGGCCGTGCTGCTCGATCCCGTGGACCTGCGCGGCCTGCCGCACATCGGCCAGGACGGGCGCACCCACTGGCGCGCCCCGGCCTTTCTGCCGACCGGCGGCCAGGGCGTGCTGTTCCTCGACGAACTCAACGCCGCCCCGCCGCTGGTGCAGGCCGCCTGCTACCAGCTCATCCTCGACCGGGCGCTCGGCGAATACCGCCTGCCCGACGGCTGGCGCGTGCTGGCCGCCGGCAACCGCGACCAGGACCGGGCCGTCACCCACCGCATGCCCACGGCCCTGGCCAACCGTTTCGTGCACCTGGATTTCGAACCCCACCTGGAGGATTGGATCGCCTGGGCCGAATCGTCCGGCATCCGGCCGGAAGTCGTCGCCTTCCTGCGCCTGCGCCCGGCCCTGCTCCACGATTTCGACCCGGCCCGGGCCGAGCGGGCCTTCCCCTCGCCGCGCACCTGGGCATTCGTCTCCGGCGTGCTTTCGGCTCGGCCCGACGGCCGGGTGGAGCGCGAACTGCTGGCCGGGGCCGTGGGCGAGGGGGCGGCCGTGGAATTGGCCGCCTTTTTGCGCCTGTGGCGCGAGCTTCCCGACACCGACGCCGTGCTGGCCGATCCCGAAACCGCGCCGGCGCCGAACGATCCGGCCGTGGCCCAAGCCATCTGCGAGGCCCTCGGGCGCCTGGCCAGCGCCGAAACCATGCCGGCGCTCTCGCGCTACGCCGCCCGGCTGCCGGCGGAATTCGGGGTGCTGCTCATGCGCGAGGCCGCCCGCCACGACCAGGCGATCGTCGCCACCGACGCCTTCGCCACGTGGGCCCGCGCCAATGCCGAGGTTCTGGCGTGA
- a CDS encoding DUF2201 family putative metallopeptidase: MNGPDPVTRKLSRARMELVLAHPFFGAMALRLSLREDTGCRDLWTDGVTLGYNPNALAGRDEEEVTSLLAHVILHVSFEHHLRRRGRDKTLWNKACDLAINGLLVEAGFTLPKGSPFEAARTGLTAEAIYASLAADLEERPGGGGGKPARRREAASPEALGGGEGSAPFAGKTPEATAAKDAPDMARAKKARQSASGDKDAPDKARDGAPGAIAGEVRDHPDLAGDPSEAKARDLAARVRQDVGQSLRAAADMGNLPGNLARHLGELSRPKLPWATLLRRFVLSRAVGDFTWSPPNRRHIHAGLYLPSPRSQTLGDVVLAIDTSGSVGRALLAAFCAELSAILDVCDARLVVYFCDAAASQPVILTRNDPPLSLFPTGGGGTDYRPVFLRVAAEGLRPACLIYLTDLQCDRFPDEPDYPVLWAAPPGSGNRPPFGEVLELPPL, translated from the coding sequence GTGAACGGCCCCGATCCCGTGACCAGGAAACTGAGCCGGGCCAGGATGGAGCTGGTGCTGGCCCATCCCTTCTTCGGGGCCATGGCCCTGCGGCTTTCCCTGCGCGAGGACACGGGCTGCCGCGATCTGTGGACCGACGGCGTGACGCTCGGCTACAACCCCAACGCCCTGGCCGGCCGCGACGAGGAAGAGGTCACCTCCCTGCTGGCCCACGTGATCCTGCACGTTTCCTTCGAGCACCACCTGCGCCGGCGCGGACGGGACAAGACGCTGTGGAACAAGGCCTGCGACTTGGCCATAAACGGCCTGCTCGTGGAGGCCGGCTTCACCCTGCCCAAGGGCTCCCCCTTCGAGGCGGCCAGGACGGGGTTGACGGCGGAGGCCATCTACGCCTCCCTGGCCGCCGACCTCGAGGAACGGCCCGGCGGCGGCGGCGGCAAGCCGGCCAGACGCCGGGAGGCGGCCTCGCCCGAGGCCCTGGGCGGCGGCGAGGGAAGCGCCCCCTTTGCCGGCAAGACGCCCGAGGCCACGGCCGCCAAGGACGCGCCGGACATGGCCCGGGCGAAAAAGGCCCGCCAGTCGGCCAGCGGGGACAAGGACGCCCCGGACAAGGCCCGCGACGGCGCGCCCGGGGCCATCGCCGGCGAGGTGCGCGACCATCCCGACCTTGCCGGCGACCCGAGCGAGGCCAAGGCCCGGGACCTGGCGGCCAGGGTGCGCCAGGACGTCGGCCAATCCCTGCGCGCGGCGGCCGACATGGGCAACCTGCCGGGAAACCTGGCCCGGCATCTGGGCGAACTGAGCCGGCCGAAACTCCCCTGGGCCACGCTGCTGCGTCGCTTCGTCCTGTCCCGGGCGGTTGGCGACTTCACCTGGTCGCCGCCCAACCGTCGCCACATCCATGCCGGGCTCTACCTGCCCTCGCCGCGCAGCCAGACCCTCGGCGACGTGGTGCTGGCCATCGACACCTCGGGCTCGGTGGGAAGGGCGCTGCTGGCGGCCTTTTGCGCCGAACTGTCGGCGATCCTCGATGTCTGCGACGCCCGGCTGGTCGTCTATTTCTGCGACGCCGCCGCGTCCCAACCCGTGATCCTCACGCGAAACGATCCACCGCTTTCGCTGTTTCCCACGGGCGGCGGCGGCACGGACTACCGGCCGGTGTTTCTTCGCGTCGCGGCCGAAGGCCTGCGACCGGCCTGCCTGATCTATTTGACGGACCTGCAATGCGACCGTTTTCCCGACGAGCCGGACTATCCCGTGCTCTGGGCCGCGCCGCCCGGGTCCGGCAACCGGCCGCCCTTCGGCGAGGTCCTGGAACTTCCCCCCCTGTAG
- a CDS encoding type II toxin-antitoxin system HicA family toxin → MAPTAEPSPPPPVKLNSARLRTWRALFANPPRSDIAWDEVTALVRALGGREIHHHQKTTGSRVRFLLGGVKGFFHRPHPENVLGKLCAADVREFLVRAGAAA, encoded by the coding sequence ATGGCCCCGACCGCCGAACCATCCCCCCCGCCGCCGGTCAAGCTCAACAGCGCCCGGCTTCGCACCTGGCGGGCCCTTTTCGCCAATCCGCCCCGCTCGGATATCGCCTGGGACGAGGTCACGGCGCTCGTCCGGGCCCTTGGCGGCCGGGAAATCCACCACCACCAGAAGACCACCGGCTCGCGGGTCCGCTTCCTGCTCGGCGGGGTGAAAGGTTTTTTCCACCGGCCGCATCCGGAAAACGTGCTGGGAAAACTCTGCGCCGCCGATGTCCGGGAATTTCTCGTCCGGGCCGGCGCGGCCGCTTGA
- a CDS encoding thioredoxin domain-containing protein: MRKWSWLIAPVLAAAVAGPARADDDLDRVQKVLREHPEIIVEAIRQQGPAVLEVIETTARNRQKEMERARFASELAKPLKPALDAGRAALGPQDAAVTIVEYSDFLCHFCAQASDTVKRLLQNHPKDVRLVFKHFATGKNDVRAALYFEAINLQDPKKAWTFMDKAFAAQKDVTEKGDEALGAMAKELGVDMERLAKDLERKDLADRIAADVKEARDFGFNGTPIFLINGAPVRGAVPLEVLEEFVTVAKDPKAAAAKAKKP; encoded by the coding sequence ATGCGCAAGTGGAGTTGGCTGATCGCCCCTGTCCTGGCCGCCGCCGTGGCCGGTCCGGCCCGGGCCGACGACGACCTGGACCGCGTGCAGAAAGTGCTGCGGGAACATCCCGAAATCATTGTCGAGGCCATCCGGCAGCAAGGGCCGGCCGTGTTGGAGGTCATCGAGACCACGGCCCGCAACCGCCAGAAGGAGATGGAGCGCGCCCGGTTCGCCAGCGAATTGGCCAAACCGCTCAAACCGGCCCTGGACGCCGGGCGGGCGGCCCTGGGGCCCCAGGACGCGGCCGTGACCATCGTCGAATATTCCGATTTCCTGTGCCATTTCTGCGCCCAGGCGTCCGATACGGTCAAAAGGCTCCTCCAGAACCACCCCAAGGACGTGCGCCTGGTGTTCAAGCATTTCGCCACGGGCAAAAACGATGTCCGGGCCGCGCTCTATTTCGAGGCCATCAACCTCCAGGACCCCAAGAAGGCCTGGACCTTCATGGACAAGGCCTTCGCCGCCCAAAAGGACGTGACGGAAAAGGGCGACGAGGCCCTGGGCGCCATGGCCAAGGAACTGGGAGTGGACATGGAGCGGCTGGCCAAGGACCTGGAGCGCAAGGACCTGGCCGACCGCATTGCGGCCGACGTCAAGGAAGCCCGGGATTTCGGCTTCAACGGCACGCCGATTTTCCTCATCAATGGCGCGCCGGTGCGCGGGGCCGTGCCGCTTGAGGTGCTGGAGGAATTCGTGACCGTGGCCAAGGACCCCAAGGCGGCCGCGGCCAAGGCCAAAAAGCCCTGA